In one Bacillus thuringiensis genomic region, the following are encoded:
- the comGD gene encoding competence type IV pilus minor pilin ComGD, translated as MKQQGFTFLEMLLVLFAISVLSIVTYFSVHSLYERQKVEQFLRQFSNDILYMQQLAINRQKHYTLRWHKDRNMYAIKESGTKYYIVKREYEEDIQIDLHTFPNPMTYNPSGNINRGGTIIISYRNYKYEIVFQLGRGRFTYREMSKRIHNG; from the coding sequence GTGAAACAGCAAGGATTTACCTTTTTAGAAATGTTACTCGTTTTATTTGCTATTTCTGTATTAAGTATAGTTACGTATTTTAGTGTTCATTCCTTATACGAGCGACAAAAAGTTGAACAATTTTTGAGACAGTTTTCAAATGATATTTTATATATGCAGCAATTAGCGATAAACCGTCAAAAGCACTATACATTACGTTGGCATAAAGATAGAAATATGTATGCTATAAAAGAGTCAGGTACAAAGTATTATATCGTCAAGCGAGAGTATGAAGAAGATATACAAATCGATTTGCATACGTTTCCAAATCCGATGACATATAATCCAAGTGGAAATATTAATAGAGGTGGTACGATTATAATTTCGTATAGAAATTATAAATATGAAATTGTATTTCAGCTTGGAAGAGGGAGATTTACGTATCGTGAAATGTCAAAAAGGATCCATAATGGCTGA
- the comGF gene encoding competence type IV pilus minor pilin ComGF — MLLCRRKNKLEFGFSLIEMIVCLFLLSIFFLLFPRLHFIEMENKQSKGLNDWEWNVFLGQMQLEFREVSSGEQLAFENGESILRFRSRKGSEVSYEKENSRLIRKVNRRGREVVLQNIGTVSYKLTPHVLIINVKDTSGEIYEGVVMRYSEIGINV; from the coding sequence ATGCTTTTATGTAGGAGAAAAAATAAATTAGAATTTGGTTTTTCATTAATAGAAATGATTGTATGTCTGTTTCTATTATCAATATTTTTTTTGCTCTTTCCCCGCCTACATTTCATTGAAATGGAAAATAAACAGTCGAAAGGGTTAAATGATTGGGAGTGGAATGTGTTTTTAGGTCAAATGCAATTGGAGTTTCGTGAAGTATCATCTGGAGAACAGCTAGCATTTGAAAATGGAGAAAGTATTTTACGATTCCGATCGCGTAAGGGGAGTGAAGTATCGTATGAAAAAGAGAATAGTCGTCTTATAAGAAAGGTAAATAGGCGCGGGAGGGAAGTTGTTTTACAAAATATTGGAACGGTTTCTTACAAACTAACACCTCATGTACTCATTATAAATGTGAAAGATACTAGTGGGGAAATATATGAAGGTGTAGTTATGCGATATAGCGAAATAGGAATAAACGTATGA
- the comGC gene encoding competence type IV pilus major pilin ComGC, translated as MQNEEGFTLLEMLLVMVVITILLLLIIPNVVTQRSSVQGKGCAAYVKSIEAQIQVYQLQHNKIPSLKELADEKYITADKCPNGESIHISDDGTVSIRAL; from the coding sequence ATGCAAAATGAGGAAGGATTTACTCTGTTAGAGATGCTATTAGTAATGGTTGTCATAACTATATTATTACTATTAATTATTCCGAATGTAGTTACACAGCGCTCATCGGTCCAAGGAAAAGGGTGTGCAGCTTACGTGAAATCTATAGAAGCGCAAATACAAGTATATCAATTACAACATAATAAAATTCCATCGTTAAAAGAACTGGCAGATGAAAAGTATATTACAGCTGATAAGTGTCCGAATGGCGAATCTATTCATATATCAGATGATGGCACAGTATCAATTAGGGCATTGTGA
- the comGG gene encoding competence type IV pilus minor pilin ComGG — translation MRKQNGFTMPGTIIFLILLTSFFIYETNMLFTDKNFYIEIEQKFLLDELLNRSITDIKKDLQQQENEGTFFFQYEKGEASGNYVFENDLILVALQCTLKQEAFYTVSFRYRKKDGKIVDWIEG, via the coding sequence ATGAGAAAGCAAAATGGATTTACAATGCCTGGGACGATTATCTTTCTTATTTTATTAACTTCTTTTTTTATATACGAAACAAATATGTTGTTTACAGATAAAAATTTTTATATAGAAATAGAACAAAAGTTTTTACTGGATGAACTACTTAACCGATCTATTACAGATATAAAAAAAGACTTACAGCAACAAGAAAATGAAGGTACATTCTTCTTTCAGTATGAAAAGGGAGAAGCGAGTGGAAATTATGTCTTTGAAAATGATTTAATTCTCGTTGCGTTACAGTGCACACTCAAACAGGAAGCTTTCTATACGGTGAGCTTTCGGTATAGAAAAAAGGATGGAAAAATAGTCGATTGGATAGAAGGATAA